A single Sulfitobacter sp. M39 DNA region contains:
- a CDS encoding helix-turn-helix domain-containing protein, translating to MDTPHIDPLLTALASVLRKHRRALNISQEELAHRAGRSMRYVSLLERGKHQPTLDTLRRMSDVFGMPLSQLILEAETQISQADI from the coding sequence ATGGATACTCCACATATTGACCCTTTGTTGACCGCACTGGCCTCGGTTCTAAGAAAGCATCGCCGAGCGTTGAATATTTCCCAAGAGGAGCTGGCCCATAGGGCCGGGAGAAGTATGCGCTATGTATCCTTGCTCGAAAGAGGGAAGCATCAGCCAACGCTGGATACACTACGGCGTATGAGCGATGTCTTTGGCATGCCCCTTAGCCAGCTCATTCTAGAAGCAGAAACGCAGATTTCGCAGGCGGATATTTAG
- a CDS encoding type II toxin-antitoxin system HipA family toxin, producing the protein MKPTKTLYVWIFLPGATDPVVAGRVDLVGQLHQFTYGKSYLRNPDAIPIFLPELPLVEQIHVPAAPLQIAGSLRDGAPDFWGRRVIINRLTGAKGIAMDLDALDEMNYMLQSGSDRIGALDFQTSATDYVPRLAGEVALSTLIEAADLVERGVSLPLELDEALRHGTSIGGARPKAQVTDGNRKMIAKFSASNDQHSVVKGEYIAMKIAQACGMNVAPVELRQVMGKDVLLIERFDRINTGQGWTRRAMVSALTILGLSELQGRYASYEDLATHLRRASVTPSADLQELFARMCFNILVGNTDDHARNHAGFWTGEQLQLTPAYDIDPRPRASYEANQAMAVRGTDHLANLSLALDAAGSFGLDQGRAERVILSQVEAIRDLFDEIARDVDLTPADHSALRERAFLREFAFDGLSGKLAALAGHFRSH; encoded by the coding sequence TTGAAACCGACCAAGACCCTCTATGTCTGGATATTTCTGCCAGGTGCAACCGACCCTGTGGTCGCTGGCCGCGTCGATCTTGTGGGTCAGCTGCATCAGTTCACCTACGGTAAAAGCTATCTGCGCAATCCTGATGCGATTCCGATTTTCCTGCCAGAACTGCCCTTGGTCGAGCAGATCCACGTGCCCGCCGCCCCGCTGCAGATCGCAGGTTCCCTGCGCGACGGGGCCCCTGATTTTTGGGGACGCCGGGTCATTATCAACCGGTTGACCGGTGCGAAGGGCATCGCCATGGACCTCGATGCGCTCGATGAGATGAACTATATGCTGCAATCCGGCTCCGACCGGATTGGCGCGCTGGACTTTCAAACATCCGCGACAGACTACGTGCCGCGACTGGCGGGGGAGGTTGCGCTCTCGACCCTTATAGAGGCTGCGGATCTTGTGGAACGTGGCGTGTCCTTGCCGCTGGAGCTGGACGAAGCCTTGCGCCACGGGACGTCTATCGGCGGGGCACGGCCCAAGGCGCAGGTCACCGATGGCAATCGCAAGATGATTGCGAAATTCAGCGCCTCCAACGACCAGCATTCGGTGGTAAAGGGTGAATATATCGCAATGAAGATTGCGCAGGCCTGCGGTATGAACGTCGCCCCGGTCGAGCTTCGCCAGGTCATGGGCAAGGATGTGCTGCTGATTGAGCGGTTCGACCGGATCAATACCGGGCAGGGCTGGACACGGCGCGCGATGGTATCTGCGTTGACCATTCTTGGGCTCAGCGAGCTTCAGGGGCGCTACGCAAGCTACGAGGATCTTGCCACACATCTGCGCAGAGCGAGCGTCACGCCAAGCGCGGATCTGCAAGAGTTATTCGCGCGTATGTGCTTCAACATTCTCGTGGGTAATACCGATGACCACGCCCGCAACCATGCTGGGTTCTGGACGGGAGAACAGCTTCAGTTGACGCCGGCCTACGACATCGACCCGCGTCCGCGGGCGTCATATGAGGCCAATCAGGCCATGGCAGTACGGGGGACAGATCACCTCGCGAACCTTTCTTTGGCACTGGATGCGGCCGGTAGTTTTGGGTTGGATCAGGGGCGAGCAGAAAGGGTCATCCTCAGTCAGGTCGAGGCGATCCGCGATCTGTTTGATGAGATAGCCCGAGACGTGGATTTGACGCCTGCAGATCATAGTGCGTTACGCGAGCGGGCGTTCTTGCGTGAGTTCGCATTTGATGGATTGTCCGGTAAGTTAGCCGCCCTAGCTGGTCATTTTCGTTCGCATTAA
- a CDS encoding helix-turn-helix domain-containing protein, whose translation MAKPTRPYSPTARKAAELLGLMIRAARLERNMTAQELAERAGVSRPLLSRVEKGDMAVSLGAVFEIAAILGVPLFEEDDERLTTRLGTERRANALLRQRAFQASRGKIDNDF comes from the coding sequence ATGGCCAAACCAACACGCCCCTATTCGCCAACCGCCCGAAAGGCTGCAGAGCTTTTGGGGCTAATGATCCGCGCCGCGCGGTTGGAGCGGAACATGACCGCGCAGGAGCTGGCGGAACGGGCAGGGGTCTCTCGCCCGCTACTGTCACGTGTGGAAAAGGGGGACATGGCCGTATCCCTTGGTGCTGTCTTCGAAATCGCCGCCATCCTTGGCGTTCCGCTATTTGAGGAAGATGACGAACGGCTGACCACGCGGCTCGGCACCGAGCGGCGCGCAAACGCTCTGTTGCGTCAGCGTGCCTTCCAGGCGAGCCGCGGGAAGATAGACAATGACTTCTGA
- a CDS encoding sulfotransferase family protein, which produces MTTHRYIFVGGLHRSGTSLVARLIGGLPGVSAINAAPVPENEGVYLQGAIPHTARHGMPMHFATDPAQHHIEGSHFDRLETQMRLERDWAPYFKEAPWRVEKSPVNLTRMRLYQQLFPLSQFVVVTRHPEAVAAATSKWIDMNPAAMMNHWLDAYDIVRRDIDYLHAVITIRYEDLVADPTATLARLAAFLDVDTTPAPSDIRDGNQDYAGTTTPSPAQAERAAAWGYGVGLQAQPWAGVTRHPLRRIAENVEAAVGGAPST; this is translated from the coding sequence ATGACAACACATCGCTATATTTTCGTTGGCGGTTTGCACCGCTCCGGCACCAGCCTCGTGGCGCGGCTGATCGGTGGTTTGCCCGGTGTCAGTGCGATCAACGCCGCCCCCGTGCCGGAGAATGAAGGCGTCTATCTGCAAGGGGCCATTCCTCATACCGCGCGGCATGGCATGCCCATGCATTTCGCTACCGATCCCGCGCAGCACCATATAGAAGGATCGCATTTCGACAGGTTAGAGACGCAAATGCGGTTGGAGCGGGACTGGGCACCGTATTTTAAAGAAGCCCCGTGGCGGGTCGAGAAGTCGCCCGTAAACCTGACACGGATGCGCCTGTATCAGCAACTCTTCCCCCTGTCGCAATTCGTCGTCGTGACCCGCCACCCAGAGGCGGTTGCTGCCGCCACCTCCAAATGGATCGACATGAACCCCGCTGCGATGATGAACCACTGGCTGGACGCCTACGACATCGTAAGGCGCGACATCGATTACCTGCATGCGGTGATCACCATCCGCTATGAAGATCTTGTCGCCGACCCTACCGCTACATTGGCGCGGTTGGCGGCGTTTTTAGATGTGGACACGACACCCGCGCCGTCCGACATCCGCGATGGCAATCAGGATTATGCGGGGACGACCACGCCCTCTCCCGCTCAAGCGGAGCGTGCGGCGGCGTGGGGATATGGTGTGGGATTGCAGGCTCAGCCTTGGGCTGGCGTGACCCGCCACCCTCTGCGGCGCATTGCTGAGAATGTTGAAGCGGCGGTGGGTGGGGCACCGTCGACCTGA
- the sbnA gene encoding 2,3-diaminopropionate biosynthesis protein SbnA, translating to MNIRTQVKTHSHTATPFAATRIADNVLDLIGQTPMVRLPRYLDREDVNLVAKVEALNPGGSAKDRPARHMIERALADGRLKAGDTVVESSSGNMGIGLAQACAVHGLQFICVVDPNAQSQNVAIIRALGGQIELVDHAPDGDFLAARLDRVAKLLEEDSRRFWPNQYANLDNPESHELGTIAEIDAALGGQIDVLFVACSSTGTARGCRDYLRRMGRKTKVVAVDAMGSTLFNGTAGPRKISGMGAGRIPELAKGQEFDDLVRVSDVACVAGCRRAVAREGLLVGGSGGGVLEAVRGMQDALAGLTVAAIIHDSGSRYLGTVFDPEWVERELGICEADVTALAGLASADS from the coding sequence ATGAATATTCGTACTCAGGTAAAGACCCACTCCCACACGGCAACCCCTTTTGCGGCGACGCGGATCGCGGACAATGTGCTCGACCTTATTGGGCAGACGCCGATGGTGCGCTTGCCTCGCTACCTCGACCGCGAGGATGTCAATCTGGTCGCCAAGGTCGAGGCGCTGAACCCCGGTGGCAGCGCCAAGGACCGGCCCGCCCGACACATGATCGAACGCGCTTTGGCGGACGGTCGGCTCAAGGCTGGCGATACGGTGGTTGAATCCTCCTCCGGCAATATGGGCATCGGTCTGGCACAGGCGTGCGCAGTGCATGGGCTGCAATTCATCTGCGTCGTCGACCCTAATGCGCAGTCCCAGAACGTGGCGATCATCCGCGCCTTGGGGGGCCAGATTGAACTGGTCGATCACGCGCCTGACGGTGATTTCCTCGCCGCGCGACTGGATCGTGTCGCCAAGCTTTTAGAAGAAGACTCCCGCCGCTTCTGGCCGAACCAATATGCGAACCTCGACAACCCAGAGTCCCACGAACTCGGCACCATCGCCGAGATCGACGCAGCGCTTGGCGGGCAGATCGATGTGCTATTCGTCGCCTGTTCCAGCACCGGCACGGCGCGCGGGTGTCGCGATTATCTGCGCCGGATGGGGCGTAAGACGAAGGTGGTCGCGGTGGATGCCATGGGCAGCACGCTGTTCAACGGCACAGCGGGCCCGCGCAAAATCTCTGGCATGGGCGCGGGTCGTATCCCCGAGCTGGCCAAGGGGCAGGAGTTTGATGATCTCGTCCGCGTTTCCGATGTGGCCTGCGTCGCCGGCTGCCGTCGCGCCGTTGCGCGCGAAGGGCTGCTGGTCGGCGGCTCCGGCGGTGGTGTGCTTGAGGCAGTACGGGGTATGCAGGACGCGCTTGCCGGCCTGACCGTCGCCGCGATTATCCACGATTCCGGCTCGCGCTACTTGGGCACCGTCTTTGACCCCGAATGGGTGGAGCGGGAACTGGGGATTTGCGAGGCGGATGTGACCGCGTTGGCAGGATTGGCCTCCGCGGATTCATGA
- a CDS encoding FAD/NAD(P)-binding protein, which yields MSDTEIAIVGCGPKGLYALDSLCEAARRSPRHRFTVHIFEPSAHPGAGPIYDPGQPDVLLMNFPAGLINAWTGGRGPSFLEWAARSPKPVDAGDYVPRAHVGRYLFWSFERVVAQAPSNVRLIRYKTGVDAVNRSGDRWNISPQNVTVDHILITTGHQDGFRQGKADTRDHIPSPFPIGQRLTQTAVPPNSTVRCKGFALTFIDTMLALTEGRGGVFTLSATGYNYTPSGQEQRRIAPFSRSGRPMRAKVETALFTQPKDDAFWDERRADLSHILRTPNATLTHHIWPAFLSCADQVLGNPSGTSAEFFTHRTETTFTPDEIRQDLRIGYDIAMGRRAQDSAWALAEVWRRCYPQLINWISHRELTPDDAHHFRQIAAEMERLAFGPPAQNIGKLITLEQAGIVSFDNMSGEAAADVTINATIPPAGGAELGTPLGALLRDGHVSIGTMGGVRVDKNAHALTRDGTAKGLSVIGRATEGCVLGNDTLSRSLHDLPENWAAAVVQCARQSNALEHSL from the coding sequence ATGAGCGACACAGAAATTGCCATTGTCGGCTGCGGCCCCAAGGGGCTCTACGCGCTTGATAGCCTGTGCGAGGCGGCGCGGCGCAGTCCGCGGCACCGGTTTACCGTCCATATTTTCGAACCCTCGGCGCACCCCGGGGCGGGGCCGATCTACGATCCGGGTCAGCCGGATGTGCTGCTGATGAACTTCCCTGCTGGTCTGATTAACGCCTGGACCGGTGGGCGCGGGCCGTCGTTTTTGGAATGGGCTGCGCGGAGCCCAAAGCCCGTCGATGCTGGCGACTACGTGCCCCGTGCGCATGTGGGGCGGTATCTCTTCTGGAGCTTTGAGCGTGTCGTCGCGCAAGCCCCGTCGAATGTGAGACTAATCCGGTATAAAACGGGCGTCGACGCGGTGAACCGCAGCGGGGATCGATGGAATATCTCTCCCCAAAACGTCACCGTTGATCACATCCTGATCACAACCGGTCACCAAGATGGGTTTCGTCAGGGCAAGGCCGACACACGCGACCACATCCCCTCCCCCTTCCCCATTGGTCAGCGTCTGACCCAGACCGCCGTGCCGCCCAACTCTACCGTGCGCTGCAAGGGCTTCGCGCTCACCTTTATCGACACGATGCTCGCACTGACCGAGGGGCGCGGCGGGGTCTTCACCCTCTCCGCCACCGGGTATAACTATACCCCCTCAGGACAGGAGCAGCGTCGCATCGCCCCCTTCAGCCGCAGCGGTCGCCCGATGCGCGCCAAGGTAGAGACGGCACTGTTCACGCAGCCGAAGGACGACGCCTTTTGGGACGAACGACGTGCCGATCTTTCGCACATCCTGCGCACCCCTAACGCCACCTTAACCCATCACATCTGGCCCGCGTTTTTGTCATGCGCCGATCAGGTTCTGGGCAACCCCTCCGGCACCAGCGCCGAGTTCTTCACCCACCGGACCGAAACAACCTTCACCCCCGACGAGATCCGCCAAGACCTGCGCATCGGCTATGACATCGCCATGGGGCGACGCGCTCAAGACAGCGCTTGGGCCCTGGCCGAGGTCTGGCGCCGCTGCTATCCGCAGCTGATCAACTGGATCAGCCACCGCGAGTTAACCCCCGACGACGCCCACCACTTCCGCCAGATCGCGGCAGAGATGGAGCGGCTGGCCTTCGGCCCACCCGCGCAGAACATCGGCAAGCTGATCACGCTGGAACAGGCGGGTATCGTCAGCTTTGATAATATGTCGGGCGAGGCCGCGGCAGATGTCACGATCAACGCCACGATCCCGCCTGCGGGGGGGGCCGAGCTTGGTACCCCGCTGGGCGCTCTCCTGCGCGACGGGCACGTCAGTATCGGCACAATGGGCGGTGTTAGGGTCGATAAAAACGCCCACGCCCTGACACGCGACGGCACCGCCAAGGGCCTCTCCGTCATCGGCCGCGCCACCGAAGGCTGCGTGCTTGGCAATGAT